One Bacillus alveayuensis genomic window, GTCTGTCGATCCAATTCCTAAATCAGTACCATACGCTGTAGACATCGAAATAATCGTTCCAACTCCATCAATATAGAAGAAATAGGCGAGTAAGAATAAAAAGAGAGGACGGTATTTTTTAATTTCTATTATCGTTTTACCAAGACGTTTAAAGCTATTAACGACTAGTATTGCTTCACGTTCAATATAGTGAAATTGATGAACATTTTTCAAAAGTGGTATCGTGAATAAAAGCCACCATAAAGCAGTGATGAGAAAGGCGATTTTACTAGCAATGGTGGTTGAGAACGGCAATAATTCAATTTGAGACAAAATGATAATCGCGATACTGATGATAAAAGGAATCGTACTTCCGATATAACCTAATCCAAAGCCAAAGGCTGAAACTCGATTCATACGTTTTTCATCGGAAACATCAACAAGAAAGGCATCATAAAACACATTCGCACCAGCTGATCCGACAGTCGCAATGGTATAACACATGAGTAAAAGGAGCCATTGATCACTTGGAATAAAAGCTAGTAATCCAGTTGCTGAAACTCCTAAAATAAAGAAAAAAGTAAAGAATTTTTTCTTATAGCCTTGATAGTCAGCGATTGTTCCTAAAATAGGGCTTATCATCGCTAATATAAACGTAGCAATCGCTATTGTATAGCCTAAATAAGCCGTAGAGTTAGCGGCACTCACCCCAGCATTTGTAGCGGCCGCTTTATAAAATAAAGGGAGTACAGCGGTTGTGATAATAATCGAGTAAGCAGAGTTTGCCCAATCATAGAAAATCCAACTCTTTTCCTCTTTCGAAAAACCTTTCATGAGACGACCTCCCTTGTAAACTGTACTTTCATTTTACTAAAAAAGCAGTTTACAAAATGAATAATAGGAAAATTTTACGTATTTTTTACATTTTTAATAATTCCTCGATAATCTTTCCATCCGTTTTCCCTAATTCAAGACCAAGTAAACGCGCAAACGTTGGTCCCTCATCAACAAGACGCATTGATGGGATGACGACATTGGGGCGAATTCCTTTACCGGTAGCCATAAAAACCGTTTGGTAATCATCTTTTTTAGGAGAGTACCCGTGGCTCGCAAACGTATAGCGTCTTTCTTTCACATCATTTGCCGTAATGTTATCGATGTATTCACCATCAAAATATTCTTTGAAATAATAGCCTTTTTGCGCTTCAATCATGAGAAATGCATTCCCATCAGCACCCATTTGAAAAGCTTCTTCACCTGAAATTACCCGCTTGATTCCGTTATTTTCATCTTGAACTACATAGTCAAAAAGCTCTTGAACCATTCTTTTAGTTTCTGAATCGGTCTCATCTTTTACATAAATATAAGCGGATCCATCACAGCTTTTACAATAAGCCTTCCAATCTATTACTTTTCCTTTTGGATTAACGTAAATAAGTCCACGCTCTTTCAGTAAGACATTTGGCTTAATGGCTTTGGAATGATCGAGTTGACTATGGTCTCCAAGCGCCACAATCGTTGATTTTTCATAAATACCAGTTTCCTTTAATGCATCGATTATGCGACCTAGCCTATTGTCGTGACGTAAAATAGCAGAAGCGGCTTCCTTTGAAGAAAAACCGTGATAATGCCTCTGTGTATCTAAGTCAACAAAATGAACAAGTAATAAATCTGGCTTTTTTGTTTTCATCGTATGAACCGTCGATTCCAGGACAAAATCATCAAGCTCTGGCTGACTTAATCCTTTTCGAATGTGGCCAAAACGAACATTCATTTCGAGTTGGTAAAAAAAGCTACCATTCCATAAAGATACTGGGATTTGATGGTGCCAAGGACGGTTTGCAAAAATTTCGGGCATATGATAATCGATTTTCGCTCTAGCTGTGACAGGCCATAATAATGCGGCCGTTTTCATTCCTTGTTTTTTTGCTTCATCATAAAGAGTTGTACCTTTAATATTTTTGCGGTGCCAATACCAATCTGGGGAGTGCATACCAGGCTGAAGAAATGTGTTATTGATAACACCGTGGCGATTTGGAAAGTTACCTGTAACAATCGACGTGTGACAAGGATAGGTAAGAGAAGGATAAATCGTTTCGACATTTTCACAGTAAGATCCGTTCTCTAGAAGTTCATTAAAATGAGGAAGTTCCTTTAACATTGGAAAGTCTAAAGAGGAAAGACAATCAAACGAAATCACAATCAAATGGTCTGTAAGCCGTTTCATCATAACCTCCAAAGAATGATAATTAGAGCTTTTAAACATTATCTATACTTTAATCATATAACAGATATATGGACATGGATAGAGAAAAGTTTAAAGAAGAACTATTATAGAATGCGAGAGATTAAGTATTTATGCAATATATTTTTAGTTCCTAACTGTAGTTGAGCAATTCTGATTACAATAATTACAAATAAAAAAACAAACAGGTTACCCCTTATGTCACGTGGAGCTGTTTTTTCACAGAATCAATGGGAATATTTTGTTTCACCGCATGGTAAATGAACTCCACGAGGCTATGTCCTTTTCTCTTACGCAGGAGATCGAGCACATCCGAAAAATTGCTGTTGGATTCGAACATACTATACACATAAGCAAGTTGTACAAAAATCCAATACCGTTTCATTACTTGACGTTCGCGAACACGGAATCCATAGCTTCAGGGGGAGATGAAGTCCAAAAAGAAGCAAATGTAGATGATGAATGTCCGTCATGAGGCTTTTGAAGGACAAAAATAAGATAGAAAGCATAAGAAGTGTCCTTCATTGGATTAATGAAGGACATAATGAAGATAGAAAACATAAGAAAGGTCCTTCATAGGACTAATGAAGGACATAAATAAGATAGGAAACAAGAGAAATGACCAAACGTTGTGAAAAATTTGTGGATTCCTTGATGATGTGCTAATCTACTCATGAGACATGAAACTCCTTGTAGGTAGTTGGTAGCACATCTATTCTAACCAAGGAGTTGGATTCCTCTCTCCTTTTTTGTTTGGATGTAAATTTATGTTAGGGAATTTGCTCATCTACATTTATTTTTTAAAATTTATTGAGAATAAATCTAAAATTAGGTGAAATGAAAAAATGGTAATTAATAATAATGTTTTTGAAGAATTTTTTGATATTAACAAGTATATTCCTCAAACGTTGGATTTAATTACTTGTAATGATGGTTCAGTGTTTTATCTGACAAATGGTAAACTATTGGGACCCACAGCATGGGTGTTGAAAGGTGCCACAATTGATTCTTCAAAAGTTTATTTGAAATATCAAGGATTCACATAAAAACATGTTACTAATGAGATTCATGAAAAACATCAAATAATAAAGGTTGAAAATGGTTTTTGGAAAGTTGTGAGACGAATTATTAAAACAAACTTAAACATATAACATTTTTGGATAAAATCCACTTTTCCAGAGCTGGCTCTAAAAAGATCTTACAGAAGATATTTTTTGAGCATTCTTTGTAGATAATTATTAATAATAACTAAAAGTAAAAGATATGTTCCATTGAAGTATTTATATGATGATGATTAGGTTTTTCGCTCATTTGTTAATGATATGAAAGTTAAAAAGTTGACAAAGTTTGTCACAGAGGAGATGACCATATTGAAAGCAGGATGGAATTTTGATAATAGTTACGCACGTCTACCGGATCGTTTTTTTAGTAAGCTTAATCCTACACCTGTAAAAGCACCGGAATTGGTTATACTCAATCATGCATTGGCTAAATCTCTCGGTTTAGACGAAGAAGTATTGGAAAGCGAAGAGGGAGTAGAAGTATTTGCCGGAAATCGTATTCCAGAAGAAGCAACACCGCTAGCCCAAGCCTATGCAGGCCATCAATTCGGTCATTTTACTATGCTTGGAGATGGAAGAGCCATCCTATTAGGTGAGCAAATCACTCCAAATGGTGAGCGGTTTGATATTCAGCTGAAAGGGTCAGGAAAAACCCCATATTCACGTGGAGGAGATGGGCGTGCTGCATTAGGTCCGATGCTACGAGAATACATCATTAGTGAAGCGATGCATGCCCTACAAATCCCAACGACACGAAGCCTTGCTGTTGTGACAACAGGTGAGACGATAATACGTGAAAAGGAGCTTCCTGGATCGATTTTAACGCGCGTCGCATCCAGTCATTTGCGTGTTGGAACTTTTCAATATGCCTCGCAGTGGGGAACGCTTGAAGAATTACAAGCCCTAGCAGACTATGCTTTAGAACGACATTTTCCAAACTTTGTGGAGGCAGGGAATCGTTATCTTTTCTTGCTTGAAGAAGTAATGAAACGACAGGCAGAACTGATTGCCAAGTGGCAATTAGTCGGTTTTGTTCATGGGGTTATGAATACAGACAATATGACCATCAGTGGAGAAACCATTGATTATGGACCTTGTGCATTCATGGATACGTTTCATTACGAAACAGTATTCAGTTCCATTGATTATCATGGTCGATATGCTTATGGAAATCAACCATATATAGGAAGCTGGAACTTGGCAAGATTGGCAGAAAGCTTAATACCACTATTACATGAAGATGAAGATCAGGCAATCGAAATGGCAAAAGAGGCCATTACCCAATTTTCAAAACTGTATTATCACCATTGGCTTGAAGGAATGAGAGCTAAGCTTGGCATTAGTAATGAAGAAGATCAGGATGAAATATTAATTAAAGATCTTCTGAAGATGATGCAAAAATATGAAGCAGATTACACGAATACTTTCCGCGCCTTGACATTGGGTCAGTATGAAGGGATGGAACTATTTAACACCAATACATTTAAAGAGTGGCACGAGAATTGGAAAGAAAGACTAAAGAAGCAGCCCGAATCAGAAGAAACCGTTCAAGAACGTATGTGTAAAAATAATCCAGCCATCATTCCACGAAACTACCGTGTTGAAGAAGCACTAGAAGCGGCAGTCGAAAAAGGTGACTACAGTGTCATGGAGAAGTTCCTTCATGTTCTTTCTGACCCTTACGCATACACGAAAGATCAAGAAGAATACACGGAACTCCCACCACCATCATGTGAGCCATACCGGACGTTTTGTGGGACGTGACATGAGCCTTTGTAATAAGAAGTCATAAATGGGAGTCCTTGATAGGGCTCTCATTTTATAATACGTGTATAAATCATCAAGCTGATTGGCCGATTTCACTCTGTGAAAGTTGAGTTTTTCATAACATTCTTGAAAATCAATTAAACCATTAAACTAAAATGTTATTATAATAAAGAAAAACATTCTCTTATATTTTAACTTCCCTCGAAACCATTTCGTACTAAATAAGTTTAGAGAAAGACCCTAGTATCTAGGTCAATAGTAAAAAAGGAGTATAACTATGTACAATCTCTTACTTATTGAAGATGATACACAGTTAAGCACACTTATTAAGGAATATTTAGAGTGCTACGGGTATGTTGTGCATCAACCTATGAATTTTTCTAATATTGTAGAGGAATTTAATAGTCTAAAACCCGTTTTAGTATTGTTGGATATTAACTTACCTTATTATGACGGGTTTTTTTTGTGCAGAAGTTTTCGCAAAGATTCTCATGTTCCAATCCTTGTCATCTCTGCCCGCAGTCAAGAAATGGATCAGATTATGGCGATCGAACTTGGAGCAGACGATTATATTACAAAGCCCTTTACCTTTGAATTACTTCATTCTAAAATCAAAGCTGCATTAAGAAGAGTATACGGGGAGTACGCTCACAAAGAAACGATAAAAACTTGTGTTGGTCCGTTATGTATTGATGGCAACACTCTTACTTTATGCTGCCATGAGAAAAAAGT contains:
- a CDS encoding UMF1 family MFS transporter (product_source=KO:K06902; cath_funfam=1.20.1250.20; cog=COG2270; ko=KO:K06902; pfam=PF11700; smart=SM00714; superfamily=103473; transmembrane_helix_parts=Inside_1_11,TMhelix_12_34,Outside_35_48,TMhelix_49_71,Inside_72_82,TMhelix_83_101,Outside_102_104,TMhelix_105_127,Inside_128_145,TMhelix_146_168,Outside_169_177,TMhelix_178_200,Inside_201_236,TMhelix_237_259,Outside_260_271,TMhelix_272_294,Inside_295_300,TMhelix_301_320,Outside_321_325,TMhelix_326_348,Inside_349_360,TMhelix_361_383,Outside_384_392,TMhelix_393_410,Inside_411_428); its protein translation is MKGFSKEEKSWIFYDWANSAYSIIITTAVLPLFYKAAATNAGVSAANSTAYLGYTIAIATFILAMISPILGTIADYQGYKKKFFTFFFILGVSATGLLAFIPSDQWLLLLMCYTIATVGSAGANVFYDAFLVDVSDEKRMNRVSAFGFGLGYIGSTIPFIISIAIIILSQIELLPFSTTIASKIAFLITALWWLLFTIPLLKNVHQFHYIEREAILVVNSFKRLGKTIIEIKKYRPLFLFLLAYFFYIDGVGTIISMSTAYGTDLGIGSTDLLIILFVTQVVAAPFAILYGRLAEKFTEKNMLYVGIIIYIIVCIYAYFLETTIDFWILAMLVASSQGGIQALSRSYYAKLVPKKNANEFFGFYNIFGKFASIMGPLLVGFTAQMTGNSKMGVFSLVILFIVGIMALLFVPKPNEISLKEVAEVGKGL
- a CDS encoding putative AlkP superfamily pyrophosphatase or phosphodiesterase (product_source=COG1524; cath_funfam=3.40.720.10; cog=COG1524; pfam=PF01663; superfamily=53649), with the protein product MKRLTDHLIVISFDCLSSLDFPMLKELPHFNELLENGSYCENVETIYPSLTYPCHTSIVTGNFPNRHGVINNTFLQPGMHSPDWYWHRKNIKGTTLYDEAKKQGMKTAALLWPVTARAKIDYHMPEIFANRPWHHQIPVSLWNGSFFYQLEMNVRFGHIRKGLSQPELDDFVLESTVHTMKTKKPDLLLVHFVDLDTQRHYHGFSSKEAASAILRHDNRLGRIIDALKETGIYEKSTIVALGDHSQLDHSKAIKPNVLLKERGLIYVNPKGKVIDWKAYCKSCDGSAYIYVKDETDSETKRMVQELFDYVVQDENNGIKRVISGEEAFQMGADGNAFLMIEAQKGYYFKEYFDGEYIDNITANDVKERRYTFASHGYSPKKDDYQTVFMATGKGIRPNVVIPSMRLVDEGPTFARLLGLELGKTDGKIIEELLKM
- a CDS encoding hypothetical protein (product_source=Hypo-rule applied) — protein: MVINNNVFEEFFDINKYIPQTLDLITCNDGSVFYLTNGKLLGPTAWVLKGATIDSSKVYLKYQGFT
- a CDS encoding uncharacterized protein YdiU (UPF0061 family) (product_source=COG0397; cog=COG0397; pfam=PF02696; superfamily=56112), which produces MKAGWNFDNSYARLPDRFFSKLNPTPVKAPELVILNHALAKSLGLDEEVLESEEGVEVFAGNRIPEEATPLAQAYAGHQFGHFTMLGDGRAILLGEQITPNGERFDIQLKGSGKTPYSRGGDGRAALGPMLREYIISEAMHALQIPTTRSLAVVTTGETIIREKELPGSILTRVASSHLRVGTFQYASQWGTLEELQALADYALERHFPNFVEAGNRYLFLLEEVMKRQAELIAKWQLVGFVHGVMNTDNMTISGETIDYGPCAFMDTFHYETVFSSIDYHGRYAYGNQPYIGSWNLARLAESLIPLLHEDEDQAIEMAKEAITQFSKLYYHHWLEGMRAKLGISNEEDQDEILIKDLLKMMQKYEADYTNTFRALTLGQYEGMELFNTNTFKEWHENWKERLKKQPESEETVQERMCKNNPAIIPRNYRVEEALEAAVEKGDYSVMEKFLHVLSDPYAYTKDQEEYTELPPPSCEPYRTFCGT
- a CDS encoding DNA-binding response OmpR family regulator (product_source=COG0745; cath_funfam=1.10.10.10,3.40.50.2300; cog=COG0745; pfam=PF00072,PF00486; smart=SM00448; superfamily=46894,52172) — its product is MYNLLLIEDDTQLSTLIKEYLECYGYVVHQPMNFSNIVEEFNSLKPVLVLLDINLPYYDGFFLCRSFRKDSHVPILVISARSQEMDQIMAIELGADDYITKPFTFELLHSKIKAALRRVYGEYAHKETIKTCVGPLCIDGNTLTLCCHEKKVELSKNEYKLLKKLMDNNGTFVSREELIEEVWDSVTFVDDNTLTVNISRIRNILSELGYSRVIKSKRGVGYIFDYTSAMRDNHA